A genome region from Pseudomonas sp. N3-W includes the following:
- a CDS encoding Tim44 domain-containing protein produces MKRFLSIAMALCIGLTMSLDANAKRFGGGKSVGAAPTHQTSQMAPASSGMGGAAATAGAAGAAGAAAKAGGASRWLGPLAGIAAGGLLASMFMGGGFQGMQIFDILIMAVIAFVIFRFIAARRRKQQEHLAPAGAPMQREVFEQKPAMGSIFGGSAAPAAARPVINAPAWFNEQNFIEAARNHFQSLQQHWDANEMDKIAEFVTPQMLEFLKRERADLGDGFQSTYIDNLTVQLDGVDDRADKTIATLTFSGVSKSSRFDQGEVFSESWNMERPQGENQPWLVAGIRQNG; encoded by the coding sequence ATGAAACGTTTTCTTAGCATCGCCATGGCGTTGTGCATCGGCCTGACGATGAGCCTCGACGCCAACGCCAAGCGCTTTGGTGGCGGCAAAAGCGTCGGCGCCGCGCCGACCCACCAAACCAGCCAAATGGCCCCGGCTTCTTCGGGCATGGGCGGCGCTGCGGCGACCGCTGGTGCGGCCGGTGCCGCTGGCGCTGCTGCCAAGGCCGGCGGTGCTTCGCGCTGGCTCGGCCCTCTGGCCGGTATCGCGGCCGGTGGCCTGCTGGCCTCCATGTTCATGGGCGGCGGCTTCCAGGGCATGCAGATCTTCGACATCCTGATCATGGCGGTCATCGCCTTCGTGATCTTCCGCTTCATTGCCGCCCGTCGACGCAAGCAGCAGGAGCATCTGGCTCCGGCCGGCGCACCGATGCAGCGTGAAGTGTTCGAGCAGAAGCCAGCCATGGGTTCGATCTTCGGCGGTTCGGCCGCACCGGCTGCCGCTCGTCCGGTAATCAATGCACCGGCCTGGTTCAATGAGCAGAACTTCATTGAAGCGGCGCGCAACCACTTCCAGTCGCTGCAGCAACACTGGGACGCCAACGAAATGGACAAGATCGCCGAGTTCGTGACCCCGCAGATGCTGGAGTTCCTCAAGCGCGAACGTGCTGACCTGGGTGACGGCTTCCAGTCCACCTACATCGACAACCTCACCGTGCAACTGGACGGCGTGGATGATCGGGCGGACAAGACCATCGCTACCCTGACCTTCAGCGGCGTGTCGAAGTCCTCGCGTTTCGACCAGGGCGAAGTGTTCAGCGAAAGCTGGAACATGGAACGCCCACAAGGCGAAAACCAGCCTTGGCTGGTAGCCGGTATTCGCCAGAACGGTTGA
- a CDS encoding SMI1/KNR4 family protein, with product MEEIIEQLREANEPVPVPLELPDEDQLVEIEEQLFIDIPFVFREFLLTVSDVVYGSLEPVTVTDPQSHTYLPDVAANAWDAGVDRSLIPICQDGDDYYCVEEDGTVVLWQAEEELIAEETWESVWHWARDVWLES from the coding sequence GTGGAAGAAATCATCGAACAACTGCGTGAAGCCAACGAACCGGTACCGGTCCCCTTGGAGTTGCCCGACGAAGATCAACTGGTAGAAATCGAAGAACAACTGTTCATCGACATTCCATTCGTCTTCAGGGAATTTTTGCTGACCGTCAGCGATGTGGTCTATGGCAGCCTGGAGCCGGTGACCGTCACCGATCCACAGTCCCACACCTACCTGCCGGACGTTGCCGCCAACGCCTGGGATGCCGGTGTCGACCGCAGCCTGATCCCTATCTGCCAGGACGGTGATGACTATTACTGCGTCGAAGAGGACGGCACCGTGGTGCTGTGGCAAGCCGAAGAAGAGCTGATTGCCGAAGAAACCTGGGAATCGGTATGGCACTGGGCGCGGGACGTCTGGCTGGAAAGCTGA
- a CDS encoding cation:proton antiporter — MHAISFIQDLAVIMLVAGVVTVLFHRFRQPVVLGYIVAGFIIGPHTPPFGLIHDEQTIKTLAELGVIFLMFCLGLEFSLRKLFKVGATAFIAAFLEIVLMIWIGYEIGRWFDWNTMDSLFLGAILAISSTTIIVKALNDLKMKNERFAQLIFGVLIVEDILGIGIIALLSSIAVSGTVSSGEVFSTVGKLSLFMIVALVIGILLVPRLLAYVAKFESNEMLLITVLGLCFGFCLLVVKLEYSMVLGAFLIGAIMAESKQLLKIERLIEPVRDLFSAIFFVAIGLMLDPMILLQYAWPIAVITVAVVLGKMLSCGLGAFIAGNDGRTSLRVGMGLSQIGEFSFIIAALGMTLQVTSNFLYPVAVAVSVLTTLLTPYLIRSADPLSIKLAAVMPQRLSRVLGMYGEWLRSIQPQGEGALLASMIRRIVLQVVVNLALVIAIFFSGAFFAERMSAYLQDWISDPSWQKALIWGVALLLSLPFLIAAYRKLKALSMLLAEMGVKPEMVGRHTQRVRRVIAEVIPILSLLVIFLLLAALSASILPTNKLLVLIAVVAAAVAALLWRWFIRMHTRMQVALLETLDNHKDSTGH, encoded by the coding sequence ATGCATGCCATCAGTTTCATTCAGGACCTGGCAGTGATCATGTTGGTTGCGGGCGTAGTCACCGTGCTCTTTCACCGTTTCAGACAGCCGGTGGTGCTTGGTTACATCGTTGCCGGCTTCATCATCGGCCCGCATACGCCGCCATTCGGGCTGATTCACGACGAACAAACCATCAAGACCCTCGCTGAACTGGGGGTGATTTTCCTGATGTTCTGCCTTGGGCTGGAGTTCAGCCTGCGCAAACTGTTCAAGGTCGGTGCCACGGCGTTCATCGCGGCGTTCCTGGAAATCGTACTGATGATCTGGATCGGCTACGAAATCGGTCGATGGTTCGACTGGAACACCATGGATTCACTGTTCCTCGGCGCGATTCTGGCGATTTCCTCGACCACCATCATCGTCAAGGCACTCAACGACCTGAAGATGAAGAACGAGCGCTTTGCGCAACTGATCTTCGGCGTGTTGATCGTTGAAGACATTCTCGGCATCGGCATCATCGCCTTGCTCTCAAGCATTGCCGTCAGCGGCACCGTCAGTTCCGGCGAAGTGTTCTCCACGGTGGGCAAGCTGTCGCTGTTCATGATTGTCGCGCTGGTGATTGGCATCCTGCTGGTGCCGCGCCTGCTGGCCTACGTGGCCAAATTCGAAAGCAACGAGATGCTGCTGATTACCGTGCTTGGGCTGTGTTTCGGCTTCTGTCTGTTGGTGGTCAAGCTTGAATACAGCATGGTCCTGGGCGCCTTCCTGATCGGTGCGATCATGGCTGAATCCAAACAGCTGCTGAAGATTGAGCGCCTGATCGAGCCGGTTCGCGACCTGTTCAGCGCCATTTTCTTCGTCGCCATCGGCCTGATGCTCGATCCGATGATCCTGCTGCAATACGCGTGGCCAATCGCGGTGATCACCGTGGCCGTGGTGCTGGGCAAGATGCTGTCCTGCGGTCTCGGTGCCTTTATCGCCGGCAATGACGGACGTACCTCACTGCGGGTCGGGATGGGGCTGTCACAGATTGGCGAATTTTCCTTCATCATCGCCGCCCTCGGTATGACCCTGCAGGTCACCAGTAACTTCCTGTACCCGGTGGCCGTGGCCGTGTCGGTGCTGACCACATTGCTGACGCCGTACCTCATTCGCTCGGCAGACCCGCTGTCGATCAAGCTGGCCGCCGTGATGCCACAACGGCTGAGCCGGGTGTTGGGGATGTACGGCGAATGGCTGCGCAGCATTCAGCCGCAAGGCGAGGGCGCGCTGCTGGCGTCGATGATTCGGCGAATTGTGCTGCAGGTGGTGGTCAATCTGGCGCTGGTAATCGCGATTTTCTTTTCCGGGGCCTTCTTTGCCGAACGGATGTCGGCTTACCTGCAAGACTGGATCAGCGACCCGAGCTGGCAAAAGGCGTTGATCTGGGGCGTGGCGTTGCTGTTGTCGTTGCCGTTCCTGATCGCCGCTTATCGAAAGCTCAAGGCGCTGTCGATGCTGCTGGCGGAAATGGGCGTAAAGCCGGAGATGGTGGGCCGCCACACGCAGCGAGTGCGTCGGGTGATCGCCGAAGTGATCCCGATTCTCTCGCTGCTGGTGATTTTCCTGCTGCTGGCAGCCTTGTCGGCCAGTATTCTGCCGACCAACAAGTTGCTGGTGCTGATCGCCGTCGTAGCGGCCGCCGTGGCAGCACTGCTTTGGCGCTGGTTCATTCGCATGCACACGCGTATGCAGGTGGCGTTGCTGGAAACCCTGGATAACCACAAGGATTCCACCGGGCATTGA
- a CDS encoding acyl-CoA thioesterase, whose protein sequence is MEPGNAQLSMTVLMTPDMANFSGNVHGGTLLKYLDEVAYACASRYAGRYVVTLSVDQVIFREPIHVGELVTFLASVNYTGNTSMEVGIKVVTENIRERSVRHTNSCFFTMVAVDDQRKPAVVPPLQPQNSEDKRRFMQAQQRRQIRQELEKRYQEIKGDA, encoded by the coding sequence ATGGAACCCGGAAACGCCCAACTGTCGATGACGGTACTGATGACCCCCGACATGGCCAACTTCTCTGGCAATGTCCACGGCGGCACCCTACTCAAGTACCTCGATGAAGTGGCCTACGCCTGCGCCAGCCGTTATGCCGGCCGCTACGTGGTGACCCTGTCAGTGGATCAGGTGATTTTCCGCGAGCCGATCCATGTCGGCGAACTGGTGACGTTCCTGGCGTCGGTCAACTACACCGGCAACACGTCCATGGAAGTAGGCATCAAAGTGGTGACCGAGAACATCCGCGAACGCTCTGTGCGCCACACCAATAGCTGCTTCTTCACCATGGTCGCGGTGGATGACCAGCGCAAACCAGCCGTCGTCCCGCCGCTGCAACCGCAGAACAGCGAAGACAAGCGCCGCTTCATGCAGGCCCAACAACGCCGGCAGATTCGCCAGGAGCTGGAAAAGCGTTATCAGGAAATCAAGGGCGACGCCTGA
- a CDS encoding PAAR domain-containing protein: MNEGYFIGLGDKTTCGGEVLEGDDRIVMLGLLHAREGDRVSCGKDGETYRIVGGVSHMDSHGRLMAGTLDSFSDCPCKARLIPSTFKASYQNPPKAARGTTQQASSAVTSRPVVPRQSESGFMSSSNPVPSAFNSVEGQEPGFYVVPKSMTREALEATLFPTRDPAVMRKFQVLNPNLGDVKAGSMVVLSDPNNFQCTREEAWLMEAAAKTNDALKPLSADEADFMARHRHELATFLGYGSTSIGVGEAMFAKNLEDVKTVLRDIEALHQRAFQVDGHLRSPEFFAERKRLLATLDTNLTAMTRKGIGFPDHPNLKSALGISSRSLVHSWTKAGAAEQIPGYATHIEGVARAAKVVKYGGWIGTAIGGGASYMKVQNVCTAGKAEACKKVKFTEAGSFAGGVAGGAVAGLALTGPTVAAICVALGVPTGGLAPLACGVVVVGAGSFASGAIGGAFGEEMAEVVYEVVK, encoded by the coding sequence ATGAATGAAGGTTATTTCATTGGCTTGGGCGACAAAACCACTTGTGGTGGGGAGGTCCTGGAGGGTGATGACAGAATCGTCATGCTTGGTCTGCTGCATGCTCGTGAAGGAGATCGAGTCTCTTGCGGCAAGGACGGGGAAACTTATCGGATCGTCGGTGGAGTTTCGCACATGGACAGTCATGGTCGGCTCATGGCAGGCACGCTGGATAGCTTCAGCGATTGCCCCTGTAAAGCCAGACTGATCCCCTCGACATTCAAGGCCAGCTATCAAAATCCGCCGAAGGCCGCCAGGGGCACCACCCAACAGGCCTCATCTGCTGTAACCAGCCGCCCGGTAGTGCCGCGTCAATCCGAATCCGGTTTCATGTCGTCAAGCAACCCGGTTCCATCGGCATTTAATAGTGTGGAAGGCCAGGAACCAGGCTTCTATGTGGTGCCCAAAAGCATGACCCGCGAAGCGCTGGAGGCCACGCTCTTCCCCACGCGTGATCCGGCGGTGATGCGCAAGTTTCAGGTGCTCAACCCTAATCTGGGCGACGTTAAAGCCGGCTCGATGGTTGTCCTTAGTGACCCAAACAACTTTCAGTGCACCCGTGAAGAAGCATGGCTGATGGAAGCGGCGGCCAAGACCAATGACGCGCTCAAACCGCTTAGCGCGGATGAGGCTGACTTTATGGCGCGGCACCGTCATGAACTCGCAACCTTTCTTGGTTACGGATCAACCTCCATCGGTGTTGGTGAAGCCATGTTCGCCAAGAACCTGGAGGACGTTAAAACCGTTCTGCGTGATATTGAAGCGTTGCACCAACGTGCGTTTCAGGTCGATGGGCATTTACGCTCGCCGGAGTTTTTTGCCGAACGTAAACGGCTGCTCGCAACGCTCGACACCAACTTGACCGCCATGACTCGAAAGGGCATTGGCTTCCCGGATCACCCGAACTTGAAAAGCGCCTTGGGCATTTCCAGTCGCAGTTTGGTTCACAGCTGGACTAAGGCCGGAGCGGCGGAACAAATTCCGGGGTACGCCACCCACATCGAAGGCGTGGCCAGGGCGGCCAAAGTTGTCAAGTACGGTGGCTGGATCGGCACGGCTATTGGTGGTGGCGCCTCGTATATGAAGGTTCAAAATGTGTGCACAGCAGGCAAAGCTGAGGCTTGCAAAAAAGTAAAATTTACTGAGGCTGGCAGCTTTGCAGGTGGTGTCGCAGGTGGTGCGGTCGCTGGTTTGGCGTTAACTGGCCCTACGGTTGCAGCTATATGTGTTGCACTTGGTGTTCCGACTGGCGGTTTAGCTCCTTTAGCTTGTGGCGTTGTGGTGGTCGGAGCTGGTTCTTTTGCTTCCGGTGCTATTGGTGGAGCATTTGGTGAAGAGATGGCTGAAGTTGTTTATGAGGTTGTTAAATGA
- the pdxY gene encoding pyridoxal kinase PdxY produces the protein MKRTPHLLAIQSHVVFGHAGNSAAVFPMQRVGVNVWPLNTVQFSNHTQYGQWAGEILPPHQIPELVEGIAAIGELGNCDAVLSGYLGSAAQGRAILTGVARIKSINPKALYLCDPVMGHPEKGCIVPQEVSDFLLEEAAAVADFMCPNQLELDSFSGRKPQSLFDCLAMARALLARGPKAVVVKHLDYPGKPADVFEMLLVTADESWHLRRPLLAFPRQPVGVGDLTSGLFLARVLLGDSLVVAFEFAAAAVHEVLLETQACASYELELVRAQDRIAHPRVRFEAVAMMPC, from the coding sequence ATGAAACGTACGCCCCATCTGCTCGCCATTCAGTCCCATGTGGTGTTCGGCCACGCCGGCAACAGCGCCGCGGTTTTCCCGATGCAGCGGGTCGGGGTGAACGTCTGGCCGCTCAACACCGTGCAGTTCTCCAACCACACCCAGTACGGGCAATGGGCCGGTGAAATACTGCCGCCACACCAGATCCCCGAACTGGTGGAAGGCATCGCGGCGATTGGCGAGTTGGGCAATTGCGACGCGGTGTTGTCCGGCTATCTGGGCAGCGCTGCGCAGGGCCGGGCAATCCTGACGGGCGTTGCGCGGATCAAGTCGATCAATCCCAAGGCGCTTTATCTGTGCGACCCGGTGATGGGCCACCCGGAGAAAGGCTGCATCGTGCCACAAGAGGTCAGCGATTTCTTGCTGGAAGAAGCGGCCGCGGTAGCAGATTTCATGTGCCCCAATCAGCTGGAACTGGACAGTTTCTCGGGGCGCAAGCCACAGTCGCTGTTCGATTGCCTGGCCATGGCGCGCGCGTTGCTGGCCCGTGGACCGAAGGCGGTGGTGGTCAAGCATCTGGACTATCCCGGCAAGCCGGCGGATGTTTTCGAGATGTTGCTGGTGACGGCCGACGAAAGTTGGCACCTGCGGCGTCCGCTGCTGGCGTTCCCGCGTCAGCCGGTGGGCGTGGGTGACCTGACGTCGGGGCTGTTCCTGGCTCGCGTGCTGTTGGGTGACAGCCTGGTGGTGGCCTTCGAATTCGCCGCGGCGGCGGTGCATGAAGTGCTGCTGGAAACCCAGGCGTGCGCCAGCTATGAGCTGGAACTGGTGCGGGCGCAGGACCGGATCGCCCATCCGCGGGTGCGGTTTGAGGCGGTGGCGATGATGCCCTGCTGA
- a CDS encoding DUF3301 domain-containing protein: protein MLTLGNIFVLMLLATGAAWLWHNHGLRERALARVKQHCAKLEIELLDGNVALKKIGFIKDAKGRRRLARVYNFEFTVTGENRHNGTITQFGAHSAHIELAPYPMPFDDTPPVVEVMKPRAEVIELSQWRQDHTKTRP, encoded by the coding sequence ATGCTGACCCTCGGAAATATCTTCGTGTTGATGCTGCTGGCCACCGGTGCTGCGTGGCTGTGGCACAACCACGGTTTGCGCGAGCGGGCGCTGGCACGGGTCAAACAGCATTGCGCCAAGCTCGAAATCGAGCTGCTGGATGGCAATGTGGCACTGAAAAAGATCGGTTTTATCAAAGATGCCAAGGGCCGTCGACGCCTGGCCCGTGTGTATAACTTCGAATTTACCGTGACCGGTGAAAACCGCCACAACGGCACCATCACCCAGTTCGGCGCCCACAGCGCGCACATCGAACTGGCGCCCTACCCGATGCCGTTCGACGACACCCCGCCCGTGGTCGAGGTCATGAAACCACGCGCCGAAGTGATCGAGCTAAGCCAGTGGCGGCAGGACCACACCAAGACGCGACCATAA
- a CDS encoding GTP-binding protein gives MLQNIPTHVIAGPLGAGKTSLIRHLMAQRPAHERWAVLINEFGQIGLDAALLSREADGIALGEVAGGCLCCVNGAPFQVGLGRLLRKARPDRLFIEPSGLGHPAQLLRQLNEAPWLGVLAVQPCVLVLDAQALAAGKPLPAAQQDALKSAGLLLLNKSENLNDADRQRIASQLPLRPLCWTQQAAMPLSELPGLGARAVAAVDNFVIPKGLGQMPALWTNPAVPICLSQAQEGGWSIGWRWHPSQMFDVALVARWLESLAWRRAKLVIHSRDGWVSVNALDNSVPDWRVSEWRRDSRIELIFGELQEVDVLQKGLAGCLLG, from the coding sequence ATGTTGCAGAACATCCCCACTCACGTCATCGCCGGCCCCTTGGGCGCTGGCAAGACCAGCCTGATCAGGCACCTGATGGCGCAACGGCCGGCCCACGAGCGCTGGGCGGTGCTGATCAACGAGTTCGGCCAGATCGGCCTCGACGCCGCGCTGCTGAGCCGGGAGGCCGATGGTATCGCACTGGGCGAAGTGGCCGGGGGCTGTTTGTGTTGCGTCAACGGTGCGCCGTTTCAGGTCGGCCTCGGGCGGTTGCTGCGCAAGGCGCGGCCTGATCGGCTGTTCATCGAGCCTTCGGGGCTGGGGCATCCGGCGCAGTTGCTGCGCCAGTTGAATGAGGCGCCGTGGCTTGGGGTTCTGGCGGTTCAACCTTGTGTGTTGGTGCTGGATGCCCAGGCGCTGGCCGCAGGAAAACCACTGCCAGCGGCCCAGCAGGACGCATTGAAGAGCGCAGGTCTATTGTTGCTGAACAAGTCGGAAAACCTGAATGACGCTGATCGTCAGCGCATTGCTTCGCAGTTGCCTCTACGTCCACTGTGCTGGACGCAGCAGGCTGCCATGCCTTTGAGCGAGTTGCCGGGGCTCGGCGCTCGGGCGGTCGCGGCTGTGGATAACTTTGTGATACCGAAGGGATTGGGGCAGATGCCGGCCCTTTGGACCAATCCAGCTGTGCCGATTTGCTTGAGTCAGGCACAGGAAGGCGGCTGGAGTATTGGCTGGCGCTGGCATCCGAGCCAGATGTTTGATGTGGCACTCGTTGCGCGCTGGCTGGAGAGCCTGGCCTGGCGGCGGGCGAAGCTGGTTATCCACAGCCGGGACGGTTGGGTGTCGGTGAATGCGTTGGATAACTCGGTGCCGGATTGGCGGGTCAGTGAATGGCGGCGGGATTCGCGGATTGAGCTGATTTTTGGGGAGTTGCAAGAAGTTGATGTATTACAGAAAGGTTTGGCCGGCTGCCTGTTGGGTTGA
- a CDS encoding NADH:ubiquinone oxidoreductase, translating to MRWTGLSLLLALLSGEALAQACVVHSHAERLDVKVCQQNRNIPQKLFADGFCQPNLPGQKVEVQYVDQCPTGAFGVCSNAQVANMPYRQDIHYYGVATDAAYLKPYCEAQSQGNWLTPP from the coding sequence ATGCGTTGGACGGGATTGTCGTTGCTGCTGGCGTTGCTGTCAGGTGAGGCGCTGGCTCAGGCCTGCGTGGTTCATAGCCACGCTGAACGCCTTGATGTGAAAGTCTGCCAGCAGAACCGCAATATCCCGCAAAAACTGTTCGCCGATGGCTTCTGCCAGCCCAATCTGCCCGGACAGAAAGTCGAAGTGCAGTACGTCGACCAATGCCCCACCGGCGCCTTCGGCGTGTGCAGCAACGCCCAAGTTGCCAATATGCCTTACCGTCAGGATATTCACTATTACGGCGTCGCCACCGATGCGGCGTATTTGAAGCCGTATTGCGAAGCCCAGAGCCAGGGCAACTGGCTCACACCTCCCTAA
- the zigA gene encoding zinc metallochaperone GTPase ZigA, which produces MPNRLPVTVLSGFLGAGKSTLLNYVLRNREHLRVAVIVNDMSEINIDGSEVQRDVSLNRAEEKLIEMSNGCICCTLREDLLEEVGKLARDGRFDYLLIESTGISEPLPVAETFTFRDEAGQSLADIARLDTMVTVVDGMNFLLDYQAAESLASRGETLGEDDERSITDLLIEQIEFADVILISKIDLISSRERQELIAILERLNAQAEIIPMVMGEVPLGKILNTGRFDFEKAAQAPGWLQELRGEHVPETEEYGIASTAYRARRPFHPQRFFSFIDRPWVNGKLLRSKGFFWLASKPMDAGSWSQAGGLMRHGFAGRWWRFVPKTQWPQDEESTTGIMQNWTAATGDCRQELVFIGQNIDFAQLTAELDSCLLTDEEMALGAEGWSQLADPFGPWHEEAA; this is translated from the coding sequence ATGCCCAATCGTCTTCCCGTGACCGTGCTCTCCGGCTTTCTCGGTGCCGGAAAAAGTACACTTCTCAATTACGTACTACGTAATCGCGAACACCTGCGTGTTGCGGTCATCGTCAACGACATGAGTGAAATCAACATCGATGGCAGTGAAGTACAGCGCGACGTCAGCCTGAACCGCGCCGAAGAAAAACTGATCGAGATGAGCAACGGCTGCATTTGCTGCACCTTGCGCGAAGACCTGCTCGAAGAAGTCGGCAAACTTGCCAGGGACGGTCGTTTCGATTATCTGCTGATCGAGTCCACCGGCATTTCCGAGCCGTTGCCCGTGGCAGAAACATTCACCTTCCGCGACGAAGCAGGGCAAAGCCTGGCGGACATTGCGCGGCTCGACACCATGGTCACGGTGGTCGACGGCATGAACTTCCTGCTCGATTACCAGGCCGCCGAGAGCCTCGCTTCCCGTGGCGAGACCCTGGGAGAAGACGACGAGCGTTCGATCACTGACCTGCTGATCGAGCAGATCGAATTCGCCGACGTGATCCTGATCAGCAAGATCGACCTGATCAGCAGTCGAGAGCGCCAGGAACTGATCGCCATCCTCGAACGGCTCAATGCCCAGGCGGAAATCATCCCGATGGTCATGGGTGAAGTCCCGTTGGGAAAAATCCTCAATACCGGTCGATTCGACTTCGAGAAAGCCGCCCAGGCACCGGGCTGGTTGCAGGAACTGCGTGGTGAACACGTGCCGGAAACCGAAGAGTACGGCATCGCGTCCACTGCTTATCGTGCCCGCCGCCCGTTTCACCCGCAGCGTTTTTTCAGCTTTATCGACCGGCCTTGGGTAAACGGCAAACTGCTGCGCTCCAAGGGCTTCTTCTGGCTGGCCAGCAAACCCATGGATGCCGGCAGTTGGTCCCAGGCAGGCGGTTTGATGCGCCACGGTTTCGCCGGGCGCTGGTGGCGCTTCGTGCCCAAGACGCAGTGGCCGCAAGACGAAGAAAGCACCACCGGGATCATGCAGAACTGGACTGCGGCTACCGGAGATTGCCGCCAGGAACTGGTGTTCATCGGCCAGAACATCGACTTCGCCCAACTCACCGCCGAACTCGACAGCTGCCTGCTCACCGACGAAGAAATGGCCTTGGGCGCCGAAGGCTGGAGCCAACTGGCAGACCCGTTCGGCCCCTGGCATGAAGAGGCCGCCTGA
- a CDS encoding glutamine synthetase — MRITLKCLLMSCSLLIAVDASAQIPPLAKCTRSANLLACVDADGNAYSVNTVGSTIYLRGFEVIGKRYWAQTSSRYGQLTFFTGLASDGEAWVGYSRRVGWTTINRFSSSGGSSAKFTCSRIAGC; from the coding sequence ATGCGCATCACGCTCAAATGCTTGTTGATGAGTTGTTCACTGCTGATCGCGGTTGATGCATCGGCACAGATTCCGCCCCTGGCCAAGTGCACCCGCAGCGCCAATCTGCTTGCGTGCGTGGATGCCGACGGCAACGCCTACAGCGTCAACACTGTCGGCAGTACGATCTATTTGCGGGGTTTTGAGGTGATTGGAAAACGTTATTGGGCGCAGACCAGCAGCCGCTACGGGCAACTGACGTTCTTCACCGGCCTGGCTTCGGATGGCGAAGCCTGGGTCGGTTACAGCCGTCGGGTGGGCTGGACGACAATCAACCGGTTTTCCAGCTCCGGTGGCAGCAGTGCCAAGTTCACCTGTAGCCGGATTGCCGGCTGTTAG
- a CDS encoding N-acetylmuramoyl-L-alanine amidase, with translation MHRRHLLNLILASAALAFPFSVSATQIRNARLWRSDDKLRLVLDLSGPVQYKTFSLSAPERLIIDLSGASLSGDFSQLALNNTVIRSIRSGHYGQGDTRIVLDLSSPVQLNSFLLPPQDGQGHRLVLDLKTAAPMQMAAAPVRETVADKAHPKRDIIVVVDPGHGGKDPGAVGAKGEREKDVVLSIAQLLAKRLKREKGFDVKLVRNDDFFVPLRKRVEIARKHNADMFISVHADAAPRLTASGASVYCLSEGGATSATARFMAQRENGADLLGATSLLNLKDKDPMLAGVILDMSMNATIAASLQLGSTVLGSLAGITTLHQKRVEQAGFAVLKSPDVPSILVETGFISNARDSQRLVTARHQQAVADGLFEGLQRYFQKNPPLNSYMAWQQEQKKGQV, from the coding sequence ATGCACAGACGTCACTTGCTCAACCTGATTCTGGCCAGCGCGGCCCTGGCTTTTCCTTTCAGTGTGTCGGCGACGCAAATTCGCAATGCACGGCTCTGGCGTTCGGACGACAAGTTGCGTCTGGTGCTCGATCTCAGCGGCCCGGTGCAATACAAAACCTTTTCCCTGAGCGCGCCCGAGCGGCTGATCATCGATCTGAGTGGCGCCAGCCTCAGTGGCGATTTCAGCCAATTGGCCCTGAATAACACGGTGATCCGTTCAATCCGCTCCGGTCATTACGGCCAGGGCGACACGCGGATCGTGCTCGACCTCAGCAGCCCGGTGCAGCTCAACAGCTTTCTGTTGCCGCCACAGGACGGGCAGGGCCATCGGTTGGTGCTTGATCTCAAGACGGCAGCGCCGATGCAAATGGCGGCGGCTCCGGTGCGTGAAACGGTGGCCGACAAGGCGCACCCCAAGCGCGACATCATCGTCGTGGTAGACCCGGGACATGGCGGCAAAGACCCTGGCGCCGTGGGTGCCAAAGGTGAGCGGGAGAAAGACGTGGTGCTGTCGATTGCCCAATTGCTGGCCAAACGGTTGAAACGCGAAAAGGGTTTCGACGTGAAGCTGGTGCGCAACGACGACTTCTTCGTGCCGCTGCGCAAGCGCGTGGAGATCGCACGCAAGCACAACGCCGACATGTTCATCTCGGTACACGCCGACGCCGCGCCGCGGCTCACCGCGTCCGGCGCGTCGGTGTACTGCCTGTCCGAAGGCGGCGCCACCTCGGCAACTGCGAGATTCATGGCGCAACGCGAGAACGGCGCGGACCTGTTGGGCGCCACCAGCCTGCTCAATCTCAAGGACAAGGACCCGATGCTGGCCGGGGTGATTCTCGACATGTCGATGAACGCCACCATTGCCGCCAGTTTGCAATTGGGTAGCACCGTACTGGGCAGTCTGGCGGGTATCACCACTCTGCATCAAAAGCGCGTGGAACAGGCTGGATTTGCGGTGTTGAAATCGCCAGATGTGCCATCAATCCTGGTGGAGACCGGCTTCATCTCCAACGCCCGCGACAGTCAGCGGCTGGTCACGGCGCGGCATCAGCAGGCGGTTGCCGACGGCTTGTTTGAAGGGTTGCAGCGCTATTTCCAAAAGAACCCGCCGCTCAACAGCTACATGGCCTGGCAGCAGGAGCAGAAGAAAGGGCAGGTCTAA